Proteins co-encoded in one Xanthomonas campestris pv. badrii genomic window:
- a CDS encoding GNAT family N-acetyltransferase, translating into MDAKLQVAAPAQVLARKAVSLRASRVEDAAAWLAFLQSLDDETGFMLFEPGERASSVARYEDAIRRIHAVSGAMLLLLWNAAGHVVGYVKGDVVALKRKAHVMAFSGAVHSGYRGDTGRAILDLFTEQVGKEGVIYFSKTGSAAASGLSSWVPPWKSRSSCLTAATRMPNSSTGILICRR; encoded by the coding sequence ATGGATGCAAAATTACAGGTCGCAGCGCCTGCCCAGGTGCTGGCGCGAAAGGCGGTTTCTCTACGAGCGTCGAGAGTTGAAGACGCGGCCGCTTGGCTGGCGTTTTTGCAATCGCTGGATGACGAGACAGGTTTCATGCTCTTCGAGCCTGGGGAGCGCGCGTCCAGCGTCGCTCGGTATGAGGACGCTATACGCCGAATCCACGCGGTATCGGGCGCGATGCTGCTGCTCTTGTGGAACGCGGCAGGGCACGTAGTGGGTTATGTCAAAGGCGACGTAGTGGCGCTGAAACGAAAAGCCCACGTGATGGCCTTCAGTGGCGCCGTGCATTCCGGCTATCGGGGCGATACCGGGCGCGCAATCCTCGATCTTTTTACGGAACAAGTCGGCAAGGAAGGCGTGATCTATTTTTCAAAAACTGGAAGCGCGGCGGCGTCGGGACTCTCAAGTTGGGTTCCGCCGTGGAAAAGTCGCTCGAGTTGTTTGACGGCCGCTACTCGCATGCCGAACTCCTCAACCGGCATCCTCATCTGTCGACGCTAG
- a CDS encoding transposase, whose protein sequence is MPQNQDKPTRYFLSNLPASTRRKELVSTVKARWRIERDYQDLKQEFGLDHYQGRGWRGFHHHATLCIAAHSFLVAQRLGGRIKKNRPNAGNLPCPRMTARGGRPTRAQRHVVDSIAPLRWTIAVEKSRKAAWKDVSAPSDLMTRRNCAGRRAQGLGMPRTNANVETR, encoded by the coding sequence ATGCCCCAAAACCAAGACAAGCCAACGAGATACTTCCTATCCAATCTGCCGGCAAGCACGCGACGAAAGGAACTGGTCAGTACGGTCAAGGCGCGCTGGCGGATCGAACGCGATTATCAGGACCTCAAGCAGGAGTTCGGCCTGGATCACTACCAAGGACGTGGTTGGCGGGGGTTTCATCATCACGCCACGCTCTGCATTGCTGCTCACAGTTTTCTGGTTGCCCAACGCTTGGGTGGGCGCATCAAAAAAAACCGTCCCAACGCCGGCAACCTGCCCTGCCCGAGGATGACCGCCCGCGGGGGGCGGCCGACGCGCGCTCAACGCCATGTGGTCGACTCGATCGCGCCGCTGCGCTGGACAATCGCCGTAGAAAAATCGCGTAAGGCTGCTTGGAAAGATGTCTCCGCACCTTCGGATTTAATGACACGTAGGAATTGTGCGGGAAGGAGAGCACAGGGATTGGGCATGCCTCGGACGAACGCGAACGTTGAAACGAGGTGA
- the hemF gene encoding oxygen-dependent coproporphyrinogen oxidase, producing MNEFDRVRDYLTDLQDRICAAVEAADGRARFSEDLWQREEGGGGRTRILRDGAVFEQAGIGFSDVSGTRLPPSASAHRPELAGATWRACGVSLVFHPHNPHVPTTHMNVRYFRAERDGEVVAAWFGGGFDLTPFYPVDEDVQHWHRTAQTLCAPFGEERYAAHKRWCDEYFFLRHRNETRGVGGLFFDDLGQDFEHDFAYQQAVGNGFLDAYMPIVQRRKDTAFGEREREFQLYRRGRYVEFNLVYDRGTLFGLQSGGRAESILMSLPPRVRWEYGYSAEPGSAEARLLDYLVPRDWLG from the coding sequence ATGAACGAATTCGACCGTGTACGTGATTATCTGACCGACCTGCAGGACCGCATCTGCGCCGCGGTGGAAGCCGCCGATGGACGAGCGCGCTTTTCCGAAGACCTGTGGCAGCGCGAGGAAGGTGGCGGCGGGCGCACCCGCATCCTGCGCGATGGCGCCGTGTTCGAGCAGGCCGGCATCGGTTTTTCGGACGTCTCCGGCACCCGCCTGCCGCCCTCGGCCAGTGCGCACCGCCCCGAACTGGCGGGAGCCACCTGGCGCGCCTGCGGGGTGTCGCTGGTGTTCCATCCGCACAACCCGCACGTGCCGACCACGCATATGAACGTGCGGTACTTCCGCGCCGAGCGCGATGGCGAGGTAGTGGCCGCGTGGTTCGGCGGCGGTTTCGACCTGACGCCGTTCTACCCGGTGGATGAGGACGTGCAGCACTGGCACCGCACCGCGCAGACGCTGTGCGCCCCGTTCGGCGAAGAACGCTATGCCGCGCACAAGCGCTGGTGCGACGAGTACTTCTTCCTGCGCCATCGCAACGAGACGCGCGGCGTCGGCGGGCTGTTCTTCGACGACCTGGGCCAGGACTTCGAGCACGACTTCGCCTATCAACAAGCGGTGGGCAATGGCTTCCTGGATGCCTACATGCCGATCGTGCAGCGCCGCAAGGACACTGCATTCGGCGAGCGCGAGCGCGAGTTCCAGCTGTACCGCCGCGGGCGCTACGTGGAGTTCAACCTGGTCTACGACCGCGGCACCCTGTTCGGGCTGCAGAGCGGCGGGCGCGCCGAGAGCATCCTGATGAGCCTGCCGCCGCGGGTGCGCTGGGAATACGGCTATAGCGCCGAGCCCGGCAGCGCCGAGGCACGCCTGCTGGACTATCTGGTGCCGCGCGACTGGCTGGGCTGA